In Aegilops tauschii subsp. strangulata cultivar AL8/78 chromosome 3, Aet v6.0, whole genome shotgun sequence, one genomic interval encodes:
- the LOC109741270 gene encoding 23 kDa jasmonate-induced protein: MASGVFGTPISEKTVLATGEYKEPITQKDVADYTMKMINAGGKDINAQTFVDNLKERYGNGISVKCLIYNATGATLNLANYKDWHGHIYDTPYPSDIQNGQWGAFLHVHPSGAAVGSAGAVVYRTKVPSSRSSCDWLFSWTVPYIGANGIYTEIREEGHYPSVGSWDYIYDVKLENADLNSTDKNYGYVSKTNIGEGSTMNARGVFQFPY, encoded by the exons ATGGCCTCAGGAGTGTTTGGTACCCCCATTTCGGAGAAGACGGTGCTAGCCACTGGAGAGTATAAGGAACCAATTACTCAAAAGGATGTTGCAGACTATACCATGAAGATGATCAACGCCGGTGGTAAGGATATTAACGCACAAACCTTCGTCGACAACCTCAAGGAGAG GTACGGTAACGGAATATCTGTAAAATGCCTCATCTACAATGCCACCGGTGCCACTTTGAACTTGGCTAACTACAAAGATTGGCACGGCCATATCTACGATACACCCTACCCATCAGATATTCAGAATGGGCAATGGGGGGCATTTCTCCACGTCCACCCAAGTGGTGCTGCGGTTGGTTCAGCTGGTGCCGTTGTGTATCGTACCAAGGTCCCCTCCAGCAGGAGCTCCTGCGATTGGTTGTTCTCCTGGACCGTCCCCTACATTGGTGCCAATGGG ATCTACACCGAAATCCGTGAGGAAGGGCACTATCCAAGTGTGGGAAGCTGGGATTATATCTATGATGTGAAGCTGGAAAATGCAGATCTCAACTCTACTGATAAAAACTATGGATATGTTTCCAAGACTAACATCGGTGAAGGCTCTACCATGAACGCCCGTGGAGTTTTCCAGTTTCCCTACTAG
- the LOC120976155 gene encoding uncharacterized protein — protein MVVDITFCNGHLYCFRSVTNVIVKFEASLEYGVLMFRLQRLYMQNVIEHLYLGGEYDPEAHAVYILELRGKLVVATRRPGGRRSWSSNTHGSSFMVFELVYADTEGTVARHMYNWEEVTSLGDYALFLGPGCAKAIHVSTGERDGLRRNHIYYSHHICYKQKELVPDNAQEFLTSSSNDDCRVYYKEDEIVDNDVEGITLVGYYVLGGGHPPTWMFPPDL, from the coding sequence TACCTTCTGCAATGGCCATCTCTACTGCTTCAGATCAGTTACAAACGTGATCGTCAAGTTTGAGGCAAGCTTGGAATACGGTGTGCTCATGTTCAGGCTCCAACGGCTCTATATGCAAAACGTTATAGAGCACCTCTACCTGGGAGGCGAGTACGATCCAGAGGCGCATGCCGTGTATATTCTTGAGCTACGTGGCAAGCTTGTTGTTGCAACGAGGAGGCCCGGGGGACGGCGATCGTGGTCGTCCAATACCCATGGTTCTTCTTTCATGGTTTTCGAGCTCGTTTATGCTGACACGGAAGGGACAGTGGCACGTCATATGTACAACTGGGAAGAGGTGACCAGCCTAGGCGACTATGCCTTATTCTTGGGGCCAGGTTGCGCCAAGGCGATACATGTGTCCACAGGTGAGCGCGACGGCCTGCGGAGAAACCACATCTACTACTCTCACCACATATGCTACAAACAAAAAGAATTGGTGCCTGACAACGCCCAAGAGTTCCTGACAAGCTCCAGCAACGACGATTGTCGTGTTTACTACAAGGAAGATGAAATTGTTGACAACGATGTCGAGGGGATCACCTTGGTAGGGTACTACGTGTTAGGTGGTGGTCATCCTCCCACGTGGATGTTCCCTCCAGATCTTTAG
- the LOC109768896 gene encoding uncharacterized protein has protein sequence MSRDPVDLSPGQLHKLAELIHRQEVQKLQELKFESYAEQQKYLKDAKDARDKVYHVLESAQDMIAQTKDPAKQQIAKDVNDYCTKTIGTSLQFIRSYNTRLTYLDKLKTHSDDLINQLKWLNPATQQKEAQRLALEAGMYKKAALDNAKKFQHFVPNQFSKWLKESKILFEDLVQDNMAKLGFRGAFKNLGDIQKLQVYDNIIAQAGQGKPVVTYTFEALGKFGVAVLVFTAGVMVWDIFTAEDKLEAVVRNSVTALTAAVGLVVGDLAAAAVEAGFIALNIQIASAAVTVVGAVVGFGIGVVIGIAAGALLDLIFSSGTSQVKITDGLTVCRVAPMPDGLPLARLVKHNYPEL, from the exons ATGTCTCGTGATCCAGTTGATTTAAGTCCAGGTCAGCTACATAAGCTAGCTGAGTTGATCCACCGACAAGAAGTGCAGAAGCTTCAAGAGCTTAAGTTCGAGTCATATGCGGAGCAGCAAAAGTATCTCAAAGATGCGAAAGATGCCCGTGATAAGGTGTACCATGTCCTTGAAAGTGCACAGGACATGATAGCGCAAACCAAGGATCCTGCCAAGCAACAAATTGCCAAGGATGTCAATGACTACTGCACCAAGACTATTGGCACATCCCTCCAATTCATCCGTAGTTACAACACACGTCTCACCTACCTTGACAAGCTCAAGACCCACAGTGATGATCTCATCAACCAGCTAAAGTGGCTCAATCCAGCCACCCAGCAGAAGGAAGCTCAGCGCCTTGCTCTTGAGGCCGGCATGTATAAGAAAGCTGCGCTTGACAATGCCAAAAAGTTTCAGCAttttgtaccaaatcaattctcAAAATGGCTCAAGGAAAGCAAAATCTTGTTTGAAGATCTTGTGCAAGA TAATATGGCAAAGCTTGGTTTTAGGGGGGCTTTCAAAAACTTGGGTGATATACAAAAGCTACAG GTATATGACAATATTATTGCACAAGCCGGACAAGGAAAACCCGTGGTGACTTACACATTTGAAGCTTTGGGAAAATTCGGGGTTGCAGTTTTGGTTTTTACAGCAGGTGTAATGGTGTGGGACATATTCACTGCAGAGGATAAGCTGGAGGCAGTGGTTAGGAATTCAGTGACTGCTTTAACTGCAGCAGTTGGCCTTGTGGTGGGAGAcctagctgctgctgctgtaGAAGCTGGATTCATAGCGCTTAACATCCAAATCGCTTCTGCAGCTGTCACGGTAGTCGGAGCAGTCGTCGGGTTCGGAATTGGTGTGGTCATTGGGATTGCTGCAGGTGCACTGCTTGACTTGATTTTCAGCAGTGGAACGAGCCAGGTGAAGATAACAGACGGGCTTACTGTTTGCCGTGTGGCACCTATGCCCGATGGTCTTCCACTTGCTCGTCTGGTGAAGCACAATTACCCAGAACTGTGA